The following are encoded together in the Serratia odorifera genome:
- a CDS encoding 3-phenylpropionate MFS transporter, translated as MVLQSTRWLSLSYFTYFFSYGIFLPFWGVWLKGEGLEPDTIGMLLGAGLVARFLGSLLIAPRVKDPSNLVTALRILALLTLAFAVGFCFGNGWGWLMLVIAGFNLFFSPLVPLTDALAATWQKQISMDYGRVRLWGSLAFVIGSALTGQLVSAWGHNAILFSLIFSLMAMLLGMLLKPSVMPQGEARAHEVPHRSWRELLSEGPVWRFLLCVTLLQGAHAGYYSFASIYWQEAGYSASAIGYFWSLGVVAEVIIFASSNILFRRWNARNLLLLSACCGILRWGLMASTTELSWLLLVQVLHCGTFTVCHLAAMRFIAARKGAEVIRLQAVYSALAMGGGIAVMTVIAGFLFEHLQAGVFWVMAAIVVPALFIRPPAAAVSHSLR; from the coding sequence ATGGTTTTGCAATCAACGCGTTGGCTGTCTCTCAGCTATTTCACCTATTTCTTTTCTTATGGCATTTTCCTGCCGTTCTGGGGCGTTTGGTTAAAAGGCGAAGGGCTGGAACCCGATACCATCGGCATGTTGCTGGGGGCCGGACTGGTAGCACGTTTTCTTGGCAGTTTACTGATCGCTCCACGGGTTAAAGATCCGTCGAATCTGGTTACCGCATTACGCATCCTGGCGTTGTTGACGCTGGCCTTTGCGGTCGGCTTTTGTTTTGGCAATGGCTGGGGCTGGCTAATGCTGGTGATCGCCGGTTTTAACCTGTTTTTCTCGCCGCTGGTACCGCTGACTGACGCATTAGCCGCCACCTGGCAAAAACAGATTTCCATGGATTATGGGCGAGTGCGCCTATGGGGCTCACTGGCGTTCGTCATTGGTTCGGCGCTCACCGGGCAACTGGTGTCGGCCTGGGGTCATAATGCCATCCTGTTCAGCCTGATTTTCAGCCTGATGGCGATGCTGCTTGGCATGTTGCTCAAACCCAGCGTCATGCCGCAAGGCGAGGCGCGCGCGCATGAGGTGCCTCACCGTTCCTGGCGTGAACTGCTCAGCGAAGGGCCGGTCTGGCGTTTTTTGCTGTGCGTCACCCTGTTGCAGGGGGCGCATGCCGGTTATTACAGTTTTGCCTCCATATACTGGCAGGAAGCCGGCTATTCAGCCTCTGCCATCGGCTACTTCTGGTCGTTGGGGGTGGTGGCAGAAGTGATTATTTTTGCCAGCAGCAATATCCTGTTCCGCCGTTGGAACGCCCGCAATCTGCTGTTGCTGTCTGCCTGCTGCGGCATACTGCGCTGGGGGTTGATGGCCTCGACCACTGAGCTTAGCTGGCTGCTGCTGGTGCAGGTGTTGCACTGTGGCACCTTTACCGTCTGTCATCTGGCGGCGATGCGTTTCATTGCCGCGCGCAAGGGAGCGGAGGTGATCCGGCTGCAAGCGGTTTATTCCGCGCTGGCGATGGGCGGTGGTATTGCGGTGATGACGGTGATTGCCGGTTTCCTGTTCGAACATCTGCAAGCCGGGGTGTTCTGGGTGATGGCGGCGATCGTGGTGCCGGCGTTGTTTATCCGCCCACCGGCCGCCGCGGTCAGCCATTCGCTAAGGTGA
- the csiE gene encoding stationary phase inducible protein CsiE: protein MSLDTSPVPELSGQQRRCQLLLMLYAPLPTVKLETLSQINGVELPITRQDIAEVASEIQRFHHLDIAGNPDDGYQIMGSTLNKRLCLIHWLRRALRCCPQFVESAFSPPLLHALGADAKLSTGLQRGIDDCSRWLARELDARDRQFLQHYLCYCLWESACQRHPKFNDRQRAWLHQKAESQAANALSQTLVALSAAPPDDSEQDFLVLLFTMLKNHSYESSDSAEDLRLMRAIEQMVERFQQLSGMNFSSKKDLISHLFAHLAPAVERCQFAIGIDNMLLDEVVRKYPRLMRTTLEAMAPFEQEYDIHFSREEAGLVAISFGAWLMQGNALQEKQVLLLTLDDPRLEEALEYQIRELTLLPLNIKYLSLSEFHDSGAPQGVALVITPYATLPHAAQPPLIHTVLPLERGQRKTIRALLESP from the coding sequence ATGAGCCTGGACACCTCTCCTGTGCCTGAGCTCTCCGGTCAACAACGGCGCTGCCAACTGCTCTTGATGCTGTACGCACCGCTGCCCACAGTAAAACTGGAGACCCTCAGCCAAATCAACGGCGTCGAGCTCCCCATTACCCGGCAAGATATAGCCGAGGTCGCCAGCGAAATCCAGCGTTTCCACCATTTGGACATCGCTGGCAACCCCGACGATGGCTACCAGATTATGGGAAGCACGCTGAATAAGCGCCTGTGCCTGATTCACTGGCTGCGGCGTGCGCTACGTTGCTGTCCGCAGTTTGTCGAGAGCGCGTTCAGCCCGCCGTTGCTGCATGCGCTGGGGGCCGATGCCAAGTTGTCCACGGGTTTGCAGCGCGGCATTGATGACTGCAGCCGCTGGCTTGCTCGTGAACTCGACGCCCGAGATCGCCAATTCTTGCAGCACTACCTTTGCTACTGCCTGTGGGAAAGCGCCTGCCAGCGCCACCCAAAGTTCAACGATCGCCAACGTGCCTGGCTGCATCAGAAAGCAGAATCTCAGGCCGCAAACGCATTATCACAGACGCTGGTGGCGCTGTCTGCCGCTCCGCCGGATGACAGCGAGCAGGATTTTCTGGTGCTGCTGTTTACCATGTTGAAGAACCACAGTTACGAAAGCAGCGATTCCGCGGAAGATTTACGCCTGATGCGCGCCATTGAGCAGATGGTGGAGCGTTTTCAGCAGCTTTCCGGCATGAACTTCAGCAGCAAAAAAGATCTGATCAGCCATCTGTTTGCCCATCTGGCGCCCGCCGTCGAACGCTGTCAGTTTGCTATCGGTATCGACAATATGCTGCTGGACGAGGTGGTGCGTAAATACCCACGCCTGATGCGCACTACGCTGGAAGCGATGGCGCCGTTCGAACAGGAATACGACATTCATTTTTCGCGCGAGGAGGCCGGTCTGGTAGCCATCAGCTTCGGTGCATGGCTGATGCAAGGCAACGCATTGCAGGAGAAACAGGTGCTGCTGCTGACGCTGGACGATCCGCGGTTGGAAGAGGCGCTGGAGTACCAGATCCGCGAATTGACATTATTACCGTTAAATATCAAGTATCTGTCGCTAAGCGAGTTTCACGATTCCGGCGCGCCGCAGGGCGTGGCGCTGGTCATAACCCCCTACGCCACCCTGCCGCATGCGGCGCAACCACCGCTAATCCACACCGTCTTACCGCTGGAACGCGGACAGCGCAAAACTATCCGCGCATTGTTGGAATCACCTTAG
- a CDS encoding DUF1007 family protein gives MLKLRNLLAGLTVLYSVTATAHPHSFIDMNTTFIAKDRQLVGLRMVWVMDEITSADLLYDAGNAKSDSVTWKKLAAEVMANVLGQHYFTDIYRDGKPVKYVNLPTEYHLSRRGHNAVLEFVLPLAQAQPLAGKPFDIATYDPTFFVDMSYKNQSAIHLPPDMAQQCQFKLMTPKPDASLQAYALSLDKNDSPGEDMQLGQQFAQRITLQCQ, from the coding sequence ATGCTAAAACTACGAAATCTGCTGGCTGGTTTGACGGTGTTGTACAGCGTGACAGCCACCGCCCATCCGCACAGCTTTATTGATATGAACACCACCTTTATTGCCAAGGATCGTCAATTGGTCGGTTTGAGAATGGTGTGGGTTATGGATGAGATCACCTCGGCGGATCTGCTGTACGACGCGGGCAATGCCAAAAGCGATTCGGTGACCTGGAAGAAACTGGCGGCTGAAGTAATGGCCAACGTGCTCGGGCAGCATTATTTCACCGACATCTATCGTGACGGCAAGCCGGTAAAATACGTGAATTTGCCAACGGAATATCACCTTTCGCGCCGTGGCCATAATGCGGTGCTGGAATTTGTACTGCCGTTGGCACAAGCGCAGCCGCTGGCGGGCAAACCGTTTGACATCGCCACCTACGATCCGACCTTCTTTGTTGATATGAGTTATAAAAATCAATCTGCTATCCATCTGCCGCCGGATATGGCGCAGCAATGTCAATTCAAACTGATGACGCCGAAGCCGGATGCGTCGCTGCAGGCGTATGCGCTGTCGCTCGATAAAAATGATTCTCCGGGAGAAGACATGCAACTCGGTCAGCAGTTCGCACAACGGATTACCCTGCAATGTCAATGA
- a CDS encoding nickel/cobalt transporter, protein MSMNLGSAAGRRRHWAFSLWPLLLFSVLFALGARLVWHYWPQILLQSVVWQKTLNQHMAGLLQQVNAAPQQAGMALVLFSLGYGVLHALGPGHGKVVISTYLATHPARLKSSLRLTFAASLVQGLVAIGLVTLVLGVLALSSRQLHQSSFWLEKGSYLLVALLGVLLSWRALRRLFTAIRALRPVPAMRIRAVQPLPADHLHSAECGCGHRHLPSDSELQAGGGWRTQLAIVLAMGMRPCSGAILVLLFAKVIGVFFWGVLSALAMALGTSITISLLALLVHYSRRLAVRISGTRTPAAWSAVAWGTLALAGGLILLFAGILLYASAVPEFGSGVRPFSR, encoded by the coding sequence ATGTCAATGAATCTCGGCAGCGCCGCCGGCCGCCGGCGTCACTGGGCCTTCAGCCTGTGGCCGCTACTGCTGTTTAGCGTCTTGTTTGCGCTTGGCGCACGGCTGGTGTGGCATTATTGGCCGCAAATTCTGCTGCAGAGCGTGGTGTGGCAAAAAACGCTGAATCAGCACATGGCTGGCCTGTTGCAACAGGTTAACGCCGCGCCGCAGCAGGCCGGCATGGCGCTGGTGCTGTTCAGCCTCGGTTACGGCGTGCTGCATGCCCTTGGCCCCGGTCATGGCAAAGTGGTGATCTCCACCTATCTGGCGACACACCCGGCGCGACTGAAAAGCAGCCTGCGGTTAACCTTTGCCGCTTCGCTGGTGCAAGGGCTGGTGGCGATTGGTCTGGTCACGCTGGTGTTGGGAGTGCTGGCGCTGTCGTCACGCCAGTTGCATCAAAGCAGTTTCTGGTTGGAAAAGGGCAGCTATCTGCTGGTGGCGCTGCTTGGCGTTCTGTTGAGCTGGCGTGCGCTGCGGCGTCTGTTTACTGCGATCCGCGCGTTGCGCCCGGTGCCGGCGATGCGTATTCGCGCCGTGCAGCCGTTGCCGGCCGATCACCTGCACAGCGCCGAATGCGGTTGCGGCCATCGTCATTTGCCGAGCGACAGTGAATTGCAGGCCGGCGGCGGCTGGCGTACCCAGTTGGCGATCGTACTGGCGATGGGCATGCGGCCATGCTCCGGCGCGATATTGGTGCTGCTGTTTGCCAAAGTGATCGGGGTATTTTTCTGGGGCGTGCTTTCCGCGCTGGCGATGGCGCTGGGCACCTCGATAACCATTTCACTGCTGGCGTTGCTGGTGCATTACAGCCGTCGTCTGGCGGTGCGCATTAGCGGCACGCGCACGCCGGCCGCCTGGAGCGCGGTGGCGTGGGGAACCCTGGCACTGGCCGGTGGGTTGATTCTGCTGTTTGCCGGCATTCTGTTGTACGCCAGCGCGGTGCCGGAATTCGGCAGCGGCGTGCGCCCCTTCTCCCGTTAA
- the suhB gene encoding inositol-1-monophosphatase: MHPMLTIAVRAARKAGNLIAKNYETPDAVEASQKGTNDFVTNVDRDAEHLIIDVIRKSYPQHTIISEERGELVGEDQDVQWVIDPLDGTSNFIKRFPHFSVSIAVRIKGRTEVAVVYDPMRNELFTATRGQGAQLNGFRLRGTNAKDLNGTILATGFPFKLKQHATPYINVVGKLFTQCADFRRTGSAALDLAYVAAGRVDGFFEIGLKPWDFAAGELLVRESGGLVTDFVGGHNHFSSGNVVAGNPRVVKAMLSSMREELSEALKR; the protein is encoded by the coding sequence ATGCATCCGATGCTGACTATCGCCGTGCGCGCTGCGCGCAAGGCCGGTAACCTGATTGCCAAAAACTACGAGACCCCGGACGCCGTTGAAGCGAGCCAGAAAGGGACTAACGATTTCGTCACCAACGTCGATCGTGATGCAGAGCATCTGATCATTGACGTTATTCGCAAGTCTTACCCGCAACACACTATCATCAGCGAAGAACGCGGTGAGCTGGTCGGCGAAGATCAGGATGTACAATGGGTGATCGATCCACTGGATGGCACTTCAAACTTCATCAAACGTTTCCCGCATTTCTCCGTTTCCATTGCCGTGCGCATCAAAGGCCGCACCGAAGTGGCGGTGGTTTACGATCCAATGCGCAACGAACTGTTCACCGCGACTCGCGGCCAGGGCGCTCAGCTCAACGGTTTCCGCCTGCGTGGCACCAATGCCAAAGACCTGAATGGCACTATCCTGGCGACCGGTTTCCCGTTCAAACTCAAGCAACACGCGACCCCTTACATCAACGTCGTCGGCAAACTGTTCACCCAGTGTGCGGATTTCCGTCGTACCGGTTCTGCCGCACTGGATCTGGCTTACGTGGCTGCCGGCCGCGTTGACGGTTTCTTCGAAATCGGCCTGAAGCCGTGGGACTTCGCTGCTGGCGAACTGCTGGTGCGTGAATCCGGCGGTTTGGTCACCGACTTCGTTGGCGGTCATAACCACTTCAGCTCCGGCAACGTCGTTGCCGGCAATCCGCGCGTAGTGAAAGCCATGCTGTCCAGCATGCGTGAAGAATTGAGCGAAGCACTGAAACGTTAA
- the trmJ gene encoding tRNA (cytosine(32)/uridine(32)-2'-O)-methyltransferase TrmJ has translation MLHNIRIVLVETSHTGNMGSTARAMKTMGLTNLYLVNPLVKPDSQAIALAAGASDVIGNATIVDTFDEAIAGCSLVVGTSARSRTLPWPMLEPRECGVRAVQEGEQAPVALVFGRERVGLTNDELQKCHYHVAIPANPDYSSLNLAMAVQILAYDVRVAYLERQQADAPPAPQEAAYPLVDDLERFYQHLEQTLSTTGFIRPTHPGQVMSRLRRLFTRARPEAQELNILRGMLTSIDKQIK, from the coding sequence ATGCTGCACAATATTCGCATTGTTCTGGTAGAAACCTCTCATACCGGCAACATGGGCTCGACCGCCAGAGCCATGAAAACCATGGGCCTGACCAACCTTTATCTGGTCAATCCGCTGGTAAAACCCGATTCGCAGGCCATTGCGCTGGCCGCCGGCGCCAGTGACGTCATTGGTAATGCCACCATCGTCGATACCTTTGATGAAGCCATTGCCGGCTGCAGTCTGGTGGTCGGCACCAGCGCACGTTCACGTACGCTACCCTGGCCGATGCTGGAACCGCGTGAATGCGGCGTGCGTGCGGTGCAGGAGGGCGAACAGGCGCCGGTGGCGCTGGTCTTCGGCCGCGAACGCGTGGGTCTGACCAACGACGAACTGCAAAAATGCCATTATCATGTCGCTATCCCGGCCAATCCGGATTACAGCTCGCTGAACCTGGCGATGGCGGTTCAGATCCTGGCGTACGACGTGCGCGTGGCGTACCTCGAACGTCAGCAGGCAGACGCGCCGCCGGCGCCGCAAGAAGCGGCTTATCCGCTGGTAGACGACCTTGAGCGTTTTTATCAGCATCTGGAACAAACGCTGTCGACCACCGGCTTTATCCGCCCAACGCATCCAGGGCAGGTCATGAGTCGGCTGCGCCGCCTGTTTACCCGCGCGCGCCCGGAAGCGCAGGAGCTGAATATTCTGCGCGGCATGCTGACGTCGATCGATAAGCAGATCAAGTAG
- the iscR gene encoding Fe-S cluster assembly transcriptional regulator IscR gives MRLTSKGRYAVTAMLDVALHSQEGPVPLADISERQGISLSYLEQLFSRLRKNGLVASVRGPGGGYLLGKDAAEIAVGAVITAVDESVDATRCQGKEGCQGGDRCLTHTLWRDLSERISGFLNNITLAELVNNQEVLDVADRQNNDTRRTANGRLQETINVNLRA, from the coding sequence ATGAGACTGACATCCAAAGGCCGTTATGCCGTAACCGCTATGCTCGACGTGGCATTGCATTCTCAGGAAGGGCCCGTTCCTCTGGCGGATATTTCAGAACGTCAGGGTATTTCGCTCTCTTATCTGGAACAATTGTTCTCCCGTCTGCGCAAGAATGGCCTGGTGGCCAGCGTGCGTGGCCCGGGCGGCGGTTATCTGCTGGGTAAAGACGCGGCTGAAATCGCCGTTGGCGCGGTGATTACTGCCGTCGATGAATCGGTAGATGCAACCCGTTGTCAGGGCAAGGAAGGCTGTCAGGGCGGCGATCGCTGTCTGACGCACACCCTGTGGCGCGATCTGAGCGAGCGCATCAGCGGGTTCTTGAACAACATTACGCTGGCCGAACTGGTGAACAACCAGGAAGTGCTGGATGTGGCAGACCGTCAGAATAACGATACGCGCCGCACGGCCAACGGTCGTCTGCAAGAAACCATTAACGTTAATCTGCGCGCATAA
- the iscS gene encoding cysteine desulfurase — MKLPIYLDYSATTPVDPRVAEKMMQFLTLDGTFGNPASRSHRFGWQAEEAVDIARNQIAELVGADPREIVFTSGATESDNLAIKGAANFYQKKGKHVITSKTEHKAVLDTCRQLEREGFEVTYLAPQSNGIIDLKELEAAMRDDTILVSIMHVNNEIGVVQDIATIGEMCRARGIIYHVDATQSVGKLPIDLSQLKVDLMSFSGHKIYGPKGIGALYVRRKPRIRIEAQIHGGGHERGMRSGTLPVHQIVGMGEAYRIAKEEMDSEMARLRVLRDRLWNGVKDMEEVYLNGSLEQGAPNILNVSFNYVEGESLIMALKDLAVSSGSACTSASLEPSYVLRALGMSDELAHSSIRFSLGRFTTEEEIDYTIQLVRNSIGRLRDLSPLWEMFKQGVDINSIEWSHH; from the coding sequence ATGAAATTACCGATTTATCTGGACTACTCAGCAACGACGCCGGTCGATCCGCGCGTTGCCGAGAAAATGATGCAGTTTTTGACCCTGGACGGTACTTTCGGTAACCCGGCTTCCCGTTCCCACCGTTTCGGGTGGCAGGCGGAAGAAGCGGTAGATATCGCCCGTAACCAAATTGCTGAACTGGTTGGCGCTGACCCGCGCGAAATCGTGTTCACTTCAGGGGCAACCGAATCCGACAACCTGGCGATTAAAGGCGCTGCCAATTTCTACCAAAAGAAAGGCAAGCACGTCATCACCAGCAAAACCGAACATAAAGCCGTGCTGGACACCTGTCGTCAGCTGGAGCGCGAAGGGTTTGAAGTTACCTACCTGGCGCCGCAGAGCAATGGCATCATCGATCTGAAAGAGCTCGAAGCCGCCATGCGCGACGACACCATTCTGGTGTCCATCATGCACGTGAACAACGAAATCGGCGTGGTGCAGGATATCGCCACCATCGGCGAAATGTGCCGTGCGCGCGGTATCATTTACCACGTTGATGCGACTCAGAGCGTGGGCAAACTGCCTATCGATCTGAGCCAGCTGAAAGTTGACCTGATGTCCTTCTCCGGTCACAAAATCTACGGGCCGAAGGGCATTGGTGCGCTGTATGTGCGCCGCAAGCCGCGTATCCGTATCGAAGCGCAAATCCATGGTGGCGGTCACGAGCGCGGCATGCGTTCCGGTACGCTGCCAGTGCACCAGATCGTCGGTATGGGCGAAGCCTACCGTATCGCCAAAGAAGAAATGGACAGCGAAATGGCGCGTCTGCGCGTATTGCGTGACCGTCTGTGGAACGGCGTGAAGGATATGGAAGAAGTCTACCTGAACGGCTCACTGGAGCAGGGTGCACCTAATATCCTCAATGTCAGCTTCAACTACGTTGAAGGTGAATCGCTGATCATGGCATTGAAAGACCTGGCCGTTTCCTCCGGCTCCGCCTGTACCTCTGCCAGCCTGGAACCTTCCTATGTGCTGCGTGCGTTGGGCATGAGCGATGAATTGGCACACAGCTCGATCCGCTTCTCTCTGGGGCGTTTTACCACCGAAGAAGAGATCGACTACACCATTCAGCTGGTTCGCAACTCCATCGGCCGTCTGCGCGATCTTTCCCCGCTGTGGGAGATGTTCAAACAGGGCGTGGATATTAACAGCATCGAATGGTCACACCATTAA
- the iscU gene encoding Fe-S cluster assembly scaffold IscU, protein MAYSEKVIDHYENPRNVGSFDNEDPSVGSGMVGAPACGDVMKLQIKVNDAGIIEDARFKTYGCGSAIASSSLVTEWMKGKSLEQAESIKNTQIAEELELPPVKIHCSILAEDAIKAAIADYKSKHGAK, encoded by the coding sequence ATGGCTTACAGCGAAAAAGTAATCGATCACTACGAAAACCCGCGCAACGTGGGATCCTTTGATAACGAAGATCCTAGCGTAGGCAGCGGCATGGTGGGTGCACCGGCCTGTGGTGACGTAATGAAACTGCAGATCAAGGTCAACGACGCCGGCATTATCGAAGACGCACGCTTCAAAACCTACGGCTGCGGTTCCGCCATCGCGTCCAGCTCGCTGGTCACTGAATGGATGAAGGGCAAATCCCTGGAGCAGGCCGAGTCGATCAAGAATACCCAGATTGCCGAAGAGCTGGAGTTGCCACCGGTCAAGATCCACTGCTCGATCCTGGCGGAAGACGCCATCAAAGCAGCGATTGCCGACTATAAGAGCAAGCACGGCGCCAAGTGA
- the iscA gene encoding iron-sulfur cluster assembly protein IscA, whose protein sequence is MSITMSDSAAQRVQAFLDHRGKGLGLRLGVRTSGCSGMAYVLEFVDETNDDDVIFEDKGVKVIIDGKSLVYLDGTELDFVKEGLNEGFKFNNPNVSNECGCGESFNV, encoded by the coding sequence ATGTCGATTACTATGAGCGACAGCGCTGCGCAACGCGTCCAGGCATTTTTGGACCACCGCGGCAAAGGTCTCGGCCTGCGCCTAGGGGTGCGTACCTCTGGTTGTTCCGGGATGGCGTATGTGCTGGAATTTGTTGACGAAACCAATGACGATGATGTCATTTTCGAAGACAAAGGCGTTAAGGTGATCATTGACGGCAAGAGCCTGGTCTACCTTGACGGCACCGAGCTTGACTTCGTTAAGGAAGGCCTGAACGAAGGCTTCAAGTTCAACAACCCGAATGTCTCAAACGAGTGCGGCTGCGGCGAAAGTTTTAACGTCTGA
- the hscB gene encoding co-chaperone HscB translates to MDYFTLFGLPVRYPVDGSLLASRYQDLQRQFHPDRFASQPERERLMALQQAATINEAYQTLKHPLKRAEYMLSLHGFDLGNEQHTLRDTAFLMEQLELREELDAIERQADENALAAFAGRLNDACQQRSAQMVQQLDAQQWTDAADTVRKLRFLDKLQQQVEQLEEKLLGFE, encoded by the coding sequence ATGGATTACTTTACTTTATTCGGGCTGCCAGTTCGCTATCCCGTGGACGGCAGCCTGCTTGCATCCCGCTATCAGGATCTGCAACGCCAATTCCATCCCGACCGTTTTGCCAGCCAGCCAGAGCGTGAACGCCTGATGGCGTTGCAGCAGGCGGCGACCATCAATGAAGCCTACCAAACGCTGAAGCACCCGTTAAAACGCGCGGAGTATATGCTATCTTTGCACGGTTTTGACTTGGGCAACGAGCAGCACACCCTGCGCGATACCGCTTTCCTGATGGAACAGCTGGAGCTGCGCGAAGAGCTCGATGCGATAGAACGCCAGGCGGACGAAAACGCATTGGCGGCGTTTGCCGGGCGTCTGAACGATGCCTGCCAGCAGCGCAGCGCGCAGATGGTACAGCAGCTGGACGCTCAGCAGTGGACCGACGCCGCCGATACGGTACGCAAACTGCGTTTCTTGGACAAACTCCAGCAACAGGTTGAACAACTCGAAGAAAAACTGCTGGGTTTTGAGTAA
- the hscA gene encoding Fe-S protein assembly chaperone HscA — protein MALLQISEPGLSAAPHQRRLAAGIDLGTTNSLVATVRSGQAETLPDADNRHLLPSVVHYAAAGHSVGWAARAQAAQDPANTISSVKRMMGRSLADVQQRYPNLPYQFQASDNGLPMMVTAGGLLNPVGVSADILKALGARAQQALDGELDGVVITVPAYFDDAQRQGTKDAARLAGLHVLRLLNEPTAAAIAYGLDSGQEGVIAVYDLGGGTFDISILRLSRGVFEVLATGGDSALGGDDFDHLLADWLREQAGIADRSDHGVQRQLLDAAIKAKIALSEADSVAVEVAGWRGEVSRQRFEALIATLVKRTLMACRRALKDAGVTADQVLEVVMVGGSTRVPLVREQVGAFFGRTPLTSIDPDKVVAIGAAIQADILVGNKPDSEMLLLDVIPLSLGLETMGGLVEKVIPRNTTIPVARAQEFTTFKDGQSAMMIHVLQGERELVQDCRSLARFTLRGLPPLPAGGAHIRVTFQVDADGLLSVTAMEKSTGVEASIQVKPSYGLSDAEIAGMIKDSMAHAHSDVSARMLAEQRVEASRVLESLQGALATDAALLDGEERLAIDSAVAALQQAVQGTDPAAIEAAIKTLDATTQDFAARRMDASIRRALAGHSVDEV, from the coding sequence ATGGCCTTATTACAAATCAGTGAGCCCGGCCTCAGCGCCGCGCCACACCAGCGGCGTCTGGCTGCCGGCATCGATCTTGGCACCACCAATTCGCTGGTTGCCACGGTGCGCAGCGGGCAGGCGGAAACGCTGCCCGATGCCGACAATCGCCATCTGTTGCCTTCCGTGGTGCATTATGCTGCCGCTGGCCACAGCGTAGGCTGGGCGGCACGCGCACAGGCGGCGCAGGATCCGGCCAATACCATCAGTTCGGTCAAACGCATGATGGGCCGCTCTCTGGCCGACGTGCAGCAGCGTTACCCGAACCTGCCGTACCAGTTCCAGGCCAGCGACAATGGCTTGCCGATGATGGTTACCGCAGGCGGTCTGCTCAACCCGGTTGGCGTCTCTGCCGACATTCTCAAGGCGCTGGGCGCGCGCGCCCAGCAGGCGCTTGACGGCGAGCTGGATGGCGTGGTGATCACCGTTCCTGCCTATTTCGACGACGCACAGCGCCAGGGCACCAAAGACGCCGCGCGTCTGGCCGGCCTGCACGTGCTGCGTCTGCTCAACGAGCCGACGGCGGCAGCAATCGCCTACGGCCTGGACTCCGGGCAGGAAGGGGTGATCGCGGTTTACGATCTGGGCGGCGGTACCTTTGATATTTCCATTCTGCGCTTGAGCCGCGGGGTGTTCGAAGTGTTGGCCACCGGCGGCGACTCCGCGCTCGGCGGCGATGATTTCGACCACCTGCTGGCGGACTGGCTGCGCGAGCAGGCCGGCATTGCCGATCGCAGTGACCACGGTGTGCAGCGCCAACTGCTGGACGCCGCCATCAAGGCCAAGATTGCCCTCAGCGAGGCCGATTCGGTGGCCGTTGAGGTAGCCGGCTGGCGCGGTGAGGTGAGTCGTCAACGCTTCGAAGCGCTGATCGCCACGCTGGTGAAGCGTACGCTGATGGCCTGCCGCCGGGCATTGAAAGACGCCGGCGTGACGGCTGACCAGGTGCTGGAAGTGGTGATGGTTGGCGGCTCGACCCGCGTGCCGTTGGTACGCGAACAGGTCGGCGCCTTCTTTGGCCGTACGCCGCTGACCTCTATCGATCCGGATAAAGTGGTGGCGATCGGCGCGGCGATTCAGGCGGATATTCTGGTCGGCAACAAGCCGGACAGCGAAATGCTGCTGCTGGACGTGATCCCGCTGTCGCTGGGGCTGGAAACCATGGGCGGTCTGGTGGAGAAGGTGATCCCGCGTAACACCACCATTCCGGTGGCGCGTGCGCAGGAGTTTACCACCTTTAAAGACGGCCAGAGCGCGATGATGATCCATGTGCTGCAAGGCGAACGCGAACTGGTGCAGGACTGTCGCTCGCTGGCCCGCTTTACGCTGCGTGGCCTGCCGCCGTTACCGGCCGGCGGCGCGCATATCCGCGTCACTTTCCAGGTGGATGCCGACGGGCTGCTGAGCGTCACCGCCATGGAAAAATCTACCGGCGTCGAGGCGTCGATTCAGGTCAAGCCGTCCTACGGGCTGTCTGACGCCGAAATTGCCGGCATGATCAAGGATTCGATGGCCCATGCGCACAGCGATGTCAGCGCGCGCATGCTGGCTGAACAACGGGTTGAAGCGTCAAGGGTGCTGGAAAGTCTGCAAGGCGCGTTGGCGACCGATGCAGCGCTACTCGACGGCGAGGAACGCCTGGCAATCGACAGCGCCGTGGCGGCTTTGCAACAGGCGGTGCAGGGCACCGATCCCGCTGCTATCGAAGCGGCGATCAAGACATTAGATGCAACTACGCAAGATTTTGCCGCGCGCCGCATGGATGCTTCCATTCGCCGGGCGCTGGCTGGCCATTCTGTGGATGAGGTTTAA